A single region of the Thermotoga sp. genome encodes:
- a CDS encoding DUF4258 domain-containing protein, which translates to MAFKWTDHAEKNLRERRIKRDLVEETLKQPDEVVPGRKGRVIYHKLVGNKLLRVVVENDVIITVYLTRKIQKYWKGGKG; encoded by the coding sequence ATGGCGTTCAAGTGGACAGATCATGCGGAGAAAAATTTGAGGGAAAGACGAATAAAACGTGACCTTGTGGAAGAAACCCTTAAACAACCAGACGAAGTGGTTCCAGGAAGGAAAGGAAGGGTAATATATCATAAACTCGTTGGCAATAAACTTCTTCGGGTAGTTGTTGAAAACGATGTGATCATAACAGTTTATCTGACCAGAAAAATCCAAAAATACTGGAAAGGAGGGAAAGGATGA
- a CDS encoding type II toxin-antitoxin system HicA family toxin, with amino-acid sequence MSPRYLRLTGKKILRALQRMGIEVVRQRGSHVTVKNSEGKVECYSDSCWENYRARTFKIYFEGS; translated from the coding sequence ATGAGTCCAAGATATCTTCGGTTGACAGGGAAAAAGATTCTACGAGCTCTTCAACGGATGGGAATAGAAGTAGTACGCCAGCGAGGGAGTCATGTCACAGTCAAGAACAGTGAGGGGAAAGTTGAGTGTTATTCCGATTCATGCTGGGAAAATTATAGAGCCAGGACTTTTAAAATCTATTTTGAGGGATCTTGA
- a CDS encoding type II toxin-antitoxin system HicB family antitoxin — translation MARKFTVIIKKGEKEYIGHVVELPGCHAQGATIDELMENIKEAIELYLKVKVRR, via the coding sequence GTGGCCAGGAAGTTCACGGTGATCATTAAAAAAGGAGAGAAAGAGTATATAGGACACGTTGTAGAGCTTCCAGGATGCCATGCACAGGGAGCGACGATAGATGAACTGATGGAAAATATAAAGGAAGCCATAGAGTTGTACCTTAAAGTGAAGGTGAGGAGGTAG